A stretch of Telopea speciosissima isolate NSW1024214 ecotype Mountain lineage chromosome 11, Tspe_v1, whole genome shotgun sequence DNA encodes these proteins:
- the LOC122644633 gene encoding stearoyl-[acyl-carrier-protein] 9-desaturase 6, chloroplastic-like has product MQQAQGICNPQHFSIPGNCRILPHYHVKTPAATATKFRRQSISAVASPPRPCDTVTHSMPPEKVEVFRSLDKWATETILPMLKPVEKCWQPHDFLPDSTQPSDSFIDQVRALREQTSRLPDDYLVVLVGDMITEEALPTYMSMINRFDGVKDETGASSDPWSVWTRCWTAEENRHGDLLKTYLYLSGRVNMPTIERSIQYLIGAGMDTGLENNPYLGFVYTSFQERATFISHGNTARLAKENGDMVLARICGIIASDEKRHENAYIKMVEKLLEVDPTDTMLAISDMMRKNITMPAHLMYDGQDPHLFHHFSAVAQRLGVYTAGDYADILDFLVGRWKLENLEGLSSSGQQAQDFVCGLAPRLRKLQERADLRAQKMQPQSVKFSWIFNKEVTL; this is encoded by the exons ATGCAGCAAGCACAGGGCATTTGCAACCCACAACACTTTTCCATCCCCGGAAACTGCCGGATTCTGCCACATTATCATGTAAAAACCCCGGCGGCAACCGCTACCAAATTCCGGCGACAATCAATCTCGGCAGTGGCATCGCCACCACGCCCATGTGATACAGTAACACACTCGATGCCACCAGAGAAGGTAGAGGTGTTCAGGTCTCTTGATAAGTGGGCCACAGAAACTATCCTCCCAATGCTAAAGCCAGTAGAGAAATGCTGGCAACCACATGATTTCTTGCCGGATTCCACCCAACCGTCCGATTCATTCATAGACCAAGTCCGTGCCCTACGCGAACAAACCTCTAGATTGCCTGACGATTACTTGGTGGTGTTGGTGGGTGATATGATCACTGAAGAGGCTCTCCCCACATACATGTCCATGATAAACCGGTTCGACGGGGTTAAGGATGAGACCGGGGCGAGCTCTGACCCTTGGTCTGTTTGGACCAGATGTTGGACCGCTGAAGAGAATCGGCACGGTGATCTTCTTAAGACGTACCTTTACTTGTCCGGACGTGTCAACATGCCTACGATCGAGCGCTCTATCCAGTACCTCATCGGTGCCGGCATG GACACTGGATTGGAAAACAATCCATACTTGGGATTCGTTTACACATCATTCCAAGAGCGAGCAACATTCATATCCCACGGCAACACTGCTCGTTTAGCGAAGGAGAATGGTGATATGGTGCTTGCACGTATATGCGGTATAATAGCATCGGACGAGAAGCGACATGAGAATGCTTATATCAAGATGGTGGAGAAGCTATTAGAGGTGGATCCCACGGATACCATGTTGGCGATCTCTGATATGATGCGAAAGAACATCACGATGCCTGCACATTTGATGTATGATGGTCAAGACCCACATTTGTTCCACCATTTCTCTGCTGTTGCACAAAGGCTTGGTGTCTACACAGCCGGAGATTATGCAGATATATTGGATTTCTTGGTTGGGAGGTGGAAGCTGGAGAATCTGGAGGGTTTGAGCAGCTCTGGCCAACAAGCGCAGGATTTCGTCTGTGGGTTGGCACCCAGGCTTCGGAAGCTACAAGAACGAGCTGATCTGAGGGCCCAAAAGATGCAACCACAAAGTGTGAAATTCAGTTGGATATTCAACAAGGAGGTCACTTTGTAA